Proteins co-encoded in one Armatimonadota bacterium genomic window:
- the aroE gene encoding shikimate dehydrogenase (NADP(+)), whose protein sequence is MRVITGRTQVVGVMGYPVEHSLSPAMHNAAFEALNMDWIYVPLLTPPENVQEAIAGLRAMSFRGANITVPLKELIPPLMDELSEVAKQIGAVNTVCRREDGTLYGTSTDGIGFLRSLESERISVGEDLEVVVLGTGGSARAVANALIQVGAKVTVVSRHRDRAAQMLWELGAEAHALQYNDPAVVHVMHRAQVLVNTTPLGLYPHVEEMPPIPLEGLHSDMLVYDLIYNPPVSRLLREAQKRGCATMNGVKMLVYQGAESFRLWTGQYPPVDVMEQVVRKALGMEFAGQVV, encoded by the coding sequence GTGAGAGTGATTACCGGGCGGACGCAAGTGGTGGGCGTGATGGGATATCCGGTAGAGCATAGCCTCTCTCCGGCAATGCACAATGCCGCCTTCGAGGCGTTGAATATGGACTGGATTTATGTTCCCCTGCTCACCCCACCCGAAAACGTTCAGGAAGCGATAGCGGGGCTGCGTGCGATGAGCTTTCGAGGCGCCAATATCACCGTGCCCCTGAAGGAGTTGATACCGCCCTTGATGGACGAACTGAGCGAGGTGGCGAAGCAAATCGGTGCGGTGAACACCGTCTGCCGACGGGAAGACGGTACACTGTATGGTACCAGCACCGATGGCATTGGCTTCCTGCGCTCGCTGGAGTCGGAACGGATATCTGTGGGTGAAGACCTGGAAGTGGTGGTACTGGGCACGGGTGGGTCGGCGCGAGCGGTGGCGAACGCACTGATTCAGGTCGGGGCAAAGGTCACGGTGGTTAGCCGACATCGGGATAGAGCGGCACAGATGCTGTGGGAACTGGGAGCAGAGGCACACGCGCTGCAGTACAACGATCCGGCAGTGGTGCACGTGATGCATCGGGCGCAAGTACTGGTAAACACCACTCCGCTGGGACTGTATCCTCATGTGGAGGAGATGCCTCCCATTCCCCTGGAGGGATTACACTCGGACATGCTCGTTTACGACCTGATTTACAACCCGCCGGTGAGCCGATTGCTGCGTGAGGCGCAAAAAAGAGGATGTGCGACGATGAATGGCGTAAAAATGCTCGTGTATCAGGGGGCGGAATCGTTTCGGTTGTGGACGGGGCAGTATCCACCTGTGGATGTGATGGAGCAGGTGGTGCGCAAAGCGTTAGGCATGGAGTTCGCAGGACAGGTGGTGTAG
- a CDS encoding putative pre-16S rRNA nuclease, with protein sequence MGRVLALDIGERRIGVAVSDERGILAQPLMVLLRQGSAQDVARIAQVVREQQAERVVVGLPVTLRGEQAQAAEKVQRFVSHLRDAVDIPIVLVDERLSTVEADRRMREAEVRRDKRRQSVDAVAAALILERYLSAQRARADGDTEHTT encoded by the coding sequence ATGGGAAGGGTGCTGGCGTTAGATATCGGCGAACGGCGCATCGGCGTGGCGGTGAGCGATGAGAGAGGTATCCTCGCGCAGCCGCTGATGGTGCTGCTGCGACAGGGGAGCGCACAGGATGTGGCACGCATTGCGCAGGTGGTACGCGAGCAACAGGCGGAGAGGGTCGTCGTGGGTTTGCCTGTCACCCTGCGCGGCGAGCAGGCTCAGGCGGCGGAGAAGGTGCAGCGCTTTGTTTCCCACCTGCGGGATGCGGTCGATATCCCGATTGTGCTGGTGGACGAGCGGTTGAGCACCGTGGAAGCGGACCGGCGCATGAGGGAGGCGGAGGTGCGGCGCGACAAACGCCGACAGAGCGTGGACGCGGTGGCTGCCGCGCTGATTCTGGAAAGATATCTGAGCGCACAAAGGGCACGCGCGGATGGAGACACAGAGCACACGACGTAA
- a CDS encoding aminodeoxychorismate lyase has product METQSTRRKWLLVGVALGILALLLAAGGWLWWQFQPVGKGSLRLVRITPGMNARQIGQKLQAQGIVRSARAFEWVVRLKGWGGRLKPGTYELRPSMSPLHIARLIAEGRVATSWVTIPEGYTVRQIARLLQERGVADAEEFLRLATQEGDTFTASFPLPKNLEGYLFPNTYRLPRGTGARVAIQGMLSLLDREVYQRYRSEIERSGFTFHQILTIASLIEREAKVPEDRPLISAVIRNRLKRGMKLEIDATVLYALGRHKSRVLYRDLEVDSDYNTYRRKGLPPGPIANPGRACVEAALRPAQVDYLYYVARPDGSHIFTRSLQEHHIAIARARAERARATP; this is encoded by the coding sequence ATGGAGACACAGAGCACACGACGTAAATGGCTGCTGGTGGGCGTGGCGCTGGGGATTCTGGCATTACTGCTGGCGGCAGGGGGATGGCTCTGGTGGCAGTTTCAGCCGGTGGGGAAAGGCTCGCTGAGACTGGTGCGCATCACGCCCGGCATGAACGCCCGCCAGATTGGGCAGAAGCTGCAGGCGCAAGGCATTGTTCGCAGCGCGCGCGCCTTCGAGTGGGTGGTGCGTCTGAAGGGATGGGGCGGTCGCCTGAAGCCGGGCACGTATGAACTGCGTCCCAGCATGTCACCCCTGCATATCGCGCGTCTGATAGCGGAAGGACGTGTGGCAACCAGCTGGGTGACCATTCCCGAGGGCTACACCGTGCGGCAGATTGCCCGGCTCCTGCAAGAGCGCGGCGTGGCGGATGCCGAGGAGTTCCTGCGACTTGCCACTCAGGAAGGCGATACCTTCACCGCCTCCTTTCCCCTGCCGAAGAATCTGGAGGGATACCTTTTCCCGAATACCTACCGCTTGCCTCGCGGCACGGGAGCGCGCGTTGCAATACAGGGCATGCTCTCCCTGCTGGACAGGGAGGTGTACCAGAGATACCGCTCCGAGATAGAGAGGTCGGGTTTCACCTTTCACCAGATTCTGACCATCGCTTCGTTGATTGAGCGCGAGGCGAAAGTGCCCGAAGACCGCCCGTTGATCTCCGCCGTGATTCGCAACCGTCTGAAGCGGGGAATGAAGCTGGAGATCGATGCGACGGTGCTGTATGCGCTGGGCAGGCACAAATCGCGCGTGCTGTATCGTGACCTGGAGGTGGATTCCGATTATAATACATACAGGCGGAAAGGGCTGCCTCCGGGACCGATTGCCAATCCGGGACGCGCCTGTGTGGAAGCGGCGTTGCGACCGGCGCAGGTAGATTACCTGTATTATGTAGCGCGACCGGACGGCAGCCATATCTTCACGCGCTCGCTGCAGGAACACCACATCGCCATTGCGCGGGCGCGGGCAGAGCGAGCACGAGCGACACCATGA
- a CDS encoding type II secretion system protein E has translation MATVRKSLGEYLVERGYITREQLEQAQKIQRSSGGDLGRILVDNQWATPAQVAEARAQELGVPFVDLNTFTIDPSAVNVVPERIARQHKVVPILKDGNVLTVAMADVNNVLAFDDLRLVSRCTIRPALAAADAIEDAINRAYQSVVGKAPEAEAQTAAAPVGGGMMAQIKADMAQISVGIDVDEEDVESAARVAEEAPIVRIANTIIQQAVKERASDIHVEPQERGVRIRYRIDGVLHEIMTLPKYIQAPLISRYKIMAEMNIAERRLPQDGRIPIRVEGKDYDLRVSSIPVHLSSGMGEKIVMRILDKTSILIGLEKLGFTPEVQAQLEELVIQPNGMVLSTGPTGSGKTTTQYSVLHKLNSIEKNIITIEDPVEYQLPGISQVQVNRKAGLTFANALRSFLRQDPDIIMVGEMRDLETAEIAIEASLTGHLVLTTLHTNDAPSAVIRMVDMGVEPYLISATVIGVLAQRLARRLCPHCKEPYEVPAAELRRFGFRPEHPDQMVTLWRGRGCEACRYTGFRGRIGIFELMRVNDEIAELIVRRAPLADIRDAAKANGMHELREDGLLKVLEGVTTPDEVMRVVFTAGH, from the coding sequence ATGGCAACCGTACGGAAGAGTCTCGGCGAGTATCTGGTCGAGCGGGGGTACATCACGCGCGAACAACTGGAACAGGCGCAGAAAATCCAGCGCAGCTCTGGCGGAGATCTGGGCAGGATACTGGTGGACAACCAGTGGGCAACGCCTGCGCAGGTGGCGGAGGCGCGTGCTCAGGAACTGGGGGTCCCCTTTGTCGACCTCAACACCTTCACCATTGACCCCAGCGCGGTGAACGTGGTGCCCGAGCGGATCGCCCGCCAGCACAAGGTGGTTCCTATCCTCAAAGACGGCAACGTGTTGACCGTGGCGATGGCGGACGTGAACAACGTGCTGGCGTTCGATGACCTGCGGCTGGTCTCGCGCTGTACCATCCGCCCCGCGCTGGCGGCAGCCGATGCGATTGAGGACGCTATTAACCGCGCCTACCAGTCGGTGGTGGGCAAAGCACCAGAGGCAGAAGCACAAACTGCAGCCGCGCCTGTTGGTGGGGGGATGATGGCGCAGATTAAAGCGGATATGGCGCAGATTAGCGTGGGCATAGATGTGGACGAAGAGGATGTGGAAAGCGCAGCGCGTGTGGCAGAGGAAGCTCCTATCGTGCGCATCGCCAATACCATCATCCAGCAGGCGGTCAAGGAGAGGGCGTCGGATATTCACGTGGAACCCCAGGAGCGCGGTGTGCGAATCCGCTACCGTATTGACGGTGTATTGCACGAGATTATGACCTTGCCCAAGTACATTCAGGCTCCGCTGATTTCGCGCTATAAGATTATGGCGGAAATGAACATCGCGGAGCGACGCCTGCCGCAAGACGGACGCATCCCCATCCGTGTGGAAGGCAAAGACTATGACCTGCGCGTGTCCTCTATCCCCGTTCACCTGAGCTCCGGCATGGGCGAGAAAATCGTCATGCGTATCCTGGACAAAACCAGCATCCTCATCGGTCTGGAGAAGCTGGGGTTCACGCCGGAGGTTCAGGCGCAGCTGGAAGAATTGGTCATCCAGCCGAACGGTATGGTGCTTTCTACCGGTCCGACGGGTTCTGGAAAGACCACTACCCAGTACTCGGTGCTGCACAAGCTGAACTCGATTGAGAAGAACATCATCACCATCGAGGACCCGGTGGAGTACCAGCTGCCGGGCATCAGCCAGGTGCAGGTAAACCGTAAAGCGGGTCTGACGTTTGCGAACGCTCTGCGTTCCTTCCTGCGCCAGGACCCGGATATCATCATGGTCGGTGAAATGCGTGACCTGGAGACCGCCGAAATCGCGATTGAAGCATCACTGACCGGACACCTGGTGTTGACCACTCTGCACACCAACGACGCACCCTCTGCGGTGATCCGTATGGTCGATATGGGCGTGGAGCCATACCTTATCTCCGCGACCGTCATTGGCGTTCTGGCACAGCGTCTGGCACGCCGTCTCTGTCCGCACTGCAAGGAACCGTATGAGGTGCCTGCCGCCGAACTGCGGCGGTTTGGCTTCCGCCCGGAGCACCCCGACCAGATGGTGACGCTCTGGCGAGGGCGAGGCTGTGAGGCGTGTCGATACACCGGTTTTCGTGGACGTATCGGTATCTTTGAACTGATGCGCGTGAACGACGAAATCGCCGAGCTCATCGTCCGGCGTGCGCCGCTGGCGGACATCCGTGACGCTGCCAAGGCGAACGGAATGCATGAGCTGCGCGAGGACGGCTTGCTGAAGGTTCTGGAAGGCGTCACCACGCCGGACGAGGTGATGCGCGTGGTCTTCACCGCAGGGCACTAA
- a CDS encoding twitching motility protein PilT encodes MEQTTQFDIEPTIGQQPGTTSAATAVRPRSLEDAHIDDLLRIVVEKGASDLHLCAGVPPVIRVDGRLIPTNYEKATPQDTQRLMYDILTDEQIQRFESTLELDFSYSLGKMARFRVNVYRDRGAVAAAFRLIPTRIPTIRELNLPPVLEELTRLPRGLIIVTGPTGSGKSTTQAAMINQINMERSVHIVTIEDPIEYLHSHRFSIINQRELGQDTKSFHNALRAVLREDPDVILVGEMRDPETIALAITAAETGHLVLATLHTNSAATTIDRIVDVFPPGQQEQIRIQLSNSIQAVICQQLLPRAGQPGRVPAVEVMIATPAIRNLIRENKAHQITSVIQTSANVGMQTMDQSLRDLYMKGWITLEEALSRAMNPEELKKMITPTTVTEGTVVARGR; translated from the coding sequence GTGGAACAGACGACGCAGTTCGATATCGAACCAACCATTGGACAGCAGCCGGGTACTACCTCTGCGGCGACGGCGGTACGCCCGCGCAGTCTGGAGGATGCCCACATCGACGACCTGCTGCGTATCGTCGTCGAAAAGGGAGCATCCGACCTGCACCTGTGCGCCGGTGTACCCCCTGTCATCCGTGTGGACGGCAGGCTGATACCTACCAACTATGAAAAAGCGACGCCGCAGGACACCCAACGGCTCATGTACGATATCCTGACCGACGAGCAAATCCAGCGGTTCGAGAGCACCCTGGAGCTGGACTTCTCGTACTCGCTGGGCAAGATGGCACGCTTCCGCGTGAACGTGTATCGCGACAGAGGCGCGGTGGCGGCGGCGTTCCGTCTCATCCCGACCCGCATCCCCACGATCCGCGAGCTCAACCTGCCACCCGTGCTGGAAGAGCTCACCCGCCTGCCTCGTGGATTGATTATCGTCACCGGACCTACCGGCTCAGGAAAGTCCACGACGCAAGCGGCGATGATTAACCAGATTAACATGGAGCGGAGCGTGCACATCGTCACCATCGAAGACCCGATTGAGTACCTGCACTCTCACCGCTTCAGCATTATCAACCAGCGCGAGCTGGGGCAGGACACCAAGTCGTTCCATAACGCACTGCGGGCAGTGTTGCGCGAGGACCCCGACGTGATCCTCGTTGGCGAGATGCGCGACCCCGAAACCATTGCACTCGCCATCACCGCAGCCGAAACGGGGCACCTGGTGCTGGCAACACTGCACACCAACAGCGCCGCTACCACGATTGACCGTATCGTGGACGTGTTCCCGCCCGGACAACAGGAGCAAATCCGCATCCAGTTGTCCAACAGTATCCAGGCGGTCATCTGTCAGCAGCTGCTTCCGCGTGCGGGACAGCCGGGGCGCGTGCCAGCGGTGGAAGTGATGATTGCCACCCCGGCGATTCGCAACCTGATTCGCGAAAACAAGGCGCACCAGATTACCTCGGTCATCCAGACCAGCGCGAACGTGGGCATGCAGACGATGGACCAGTCGCTGCGCGACCTGTACATGAAGGGCTGGATTACACTGGAAGAGGCTCTGTCACGGGCAATGAACCCCGAAGAGCTGAAGAAGATGATTACGCCCACGACCGTGACCGAGGGCACAGTGGTCGCGCGTGGACGATAG
- a CDS encoding haloacid dehalogenase — protein sequence MNKRGWLLWCPDEVVSSVTDIHPAQLVERGIQAVLLDLDNTLVPWQKVDVPDAVRQWIEAMKEAGLRLCLVSNTRRRRRLEVLAKELGIAYVPKAFKPRRYGLRQALAQLQSTPERAVMIGDQIFTDVWGGNRMGMRTILVLPMARREFIGTRVSRLLERILLWVYRRAGLLKREPAKPFERQRNKGGVGS from the coding sequence ATGAACAAACGCGGCTGGTTACTCTGGTGCCCCGATGAGGTGGTCTCTAGCGTGACGGATATTCATCCGGCACAACTGGTCGAGCGAGGCATTCAGGCGGTGTTGCTAGACCTGGACAACACGCTGGTACCCTGGCAGAAGGTGGACGTACCGGATGCGGTACGACAATGGATTGAGGCGATGAAGGAGGCAGGCTTACGCCTGTGTCTGGTGTCCAACACGCGCCGTCGGCGCAGGCTGGAGGTTCTGGCTAAAGAGCTGGGCATCGCTTACGTGCCGAAAGCGTTCAAACCGCGCCGGTACGGTTTGCGCCAGGCGCTGGCGCAGCTGCAGTCTACCCCAGAGCGGGCGGTGATGATAGGCGACCAGATTTTTACCGACGTGTGGGGGGGCAACCGCATGGGAATGCGCACGATTCTGGTGTTGCCGATGGCGCGGCGCGAGTTCATCGGCACGAGGGTAAGTCGCCTTCTGGAACGAATATTACTGTGGGTGTATCGCCGAGCAGGGTTATTGAAGCGGGAACCAGCGAAACCATTTGAACGTCAAAGGAATAAAGGGGGAGTCGGTTCGTGA